A DNA window from Fusobacterium sp. FSA-380-WT-3A contains the following coding sequences:
- a CDS encoding TRAP transporter small permease gives MLKLYNKFCKLESLIASILLIGIFFLVFSSAIFRTVGYPINWAQDAALVAFAWMIFLGSDLAIRNTKLIGIEVLTKYFPKLFQKYLDIIFKCIIICFLLILVKYGYVMAITGAKRTITTLGISYAWVTASVPVGAVLMIISTAIRLKESIKISSDKWGENN, from the coding sequence TTGTTAAAGTTATACAATAAATTTTGTAAATTAGAAAGTTTAATAGCTAGTATATTACTTATAGGAATATTTTTCTTAGTTTTTAGTTCAGCAATTTTTAGAACAGTAGGATATCCTATAAACTGGGCTCAAGATGCTGCTTTAGTTGCTTTTGCTTGGATGATATTTTTAGGAAGTGATTTAGCGATAAGAAATACTAAGTTAATAGGAATTGAGGTATTAACTAAATATTTTCCTAAATTATTTCAAAAATATTTAGATATTATATTTAAATGTATAATAATCTGTTTTTTACTAATATTGGTAAAATATGGATATGTAATGGCAATAACGGGTGCTAAAAGAACAATTACAACTTTAGGAATAAGTTATGCTTGGGTTACGGCTTCTGTTCCTGTAGGAGCAGTATTAATGATAATATCTACAGCTATTAGATTAAAAGAAAGTATAAAAATTTCTAGCGATAAGTGGGGTGAAAATAATTAA
- a CDS encoding TRAP transporter large permease, which translates to MEFAIPVFLVFLFLGMPVAFSIGLSGLTFFLVRDLPMSVLVQKSISTSQSFTMLAIPLFIFAGNLMNSSGITNRLMKLADVCTGHMWGNLGQVSCVLSTLMGGVSGSAVADAAMESRILGPEMTRLGYARGWSAAINGLSGLIVATIPPSMGLIIYGTVGEVSIGRLFMAGWVPGILMMILLMIACSISARKFGYKPEREKRASLSEILKTFIVSIWALIFPILLIALIRFGVMSPTESGSFAVAYALFVGIFIYKELNMKTFMQTVKDSVKDITVITIILAFSGTFGYGVVYDNITIRLAESLAGISSNSTILLVLVVLFLLACGMFMETTVIALILTPILLPVMQNVGVDPVVFGMIMMTCVTFGVMTPPVGTALYTVSDIMECSVEETVKYGWPFYIAVLLVVVFMIFFPGAVLYLPNLVYGVAG; encoded by the coding sequence ATGGAATTTGCAATACCAGTGTTTTTAGTATTTTTATTTTTAGGAATGCCTGTTGCATTTTCAATAGGACTATCAGGATTAACATTTTTCTTAGTTAGGGATCTTCCAATGTCTGTGTTAGTACAAAAATCGATTTCAACAAGTCAATCTTTTACAATGTTAGCTATTCCATTATTTATATTTGCTGGAAATTTAATGAATAGTAGTGGGATAACAAATAGACTTATGAAGTTAGCTGATGTCTGTACAGGACATATGTGGGGAAATTTAGGTCAAGTATCATGTGTATTGAGTACTCTTATGGGAGGAGTTTCTGGTTCTGCAGTAGCTGATGCAGCTATGGAATCGAGAATACTAGGACCTGAGATGACAAGATTAGGATATGCTAGAGGTTGGAGTGCAGCTATAAATGGTTTATCAGGTTTAATAGTTGCTACAATTCCACCTAGTATGGGATTAATAATATATGGTACAGTAGGAGAAGTATCTATAGGAAGATTATTTATGGCTGGTTGGGTACCAGGAATTTTAATGATGATTCTTTTAATGATAGCTTGTTCTATATCAGCTCGTAAATTTGGATATAAACCTGAGAGAGAAAAAAGAGCTAGCCTTAGTGAAATTTTAAAAACTTTTATTGTAAGTATATGGGCTTTGATATTTCCAATTTTATTAATTGCTTTAATAAGATTTGGAGTAATGAGTCCAACAGAATCTGGGTCATTTGCTGTTGCTTATGCTTTATTTGTAGGGATATTTATATATAAAGAATTAAATATGAAAACTTTTATGCAAACAGTAAAAGATAGTGTAAAAGATATTACAGTAATAACAATTATATTAGCATTTTCTGGAACTTTTGGATATGGAGTAGTTTATGATAATATTACTATAAGATTGGCAGAATCATTAGCTGGAATTTCTTCAAATTCTACAATTTTATTAGTTTTAGTTGTTTTATTTTTACTGGCTTGTGGAATGTTTATGGAAACTACTGTAATTGCATTGATTTTAACACCAATATTATTACCAGTTATGCAAAATGTAGGAGTAGATCCAGTAGTTTTTGGAATGATAATGATGACTTGTGTAACATTTGGAGTAATGACTCCACCAGTAGGAACAGCATTATATACAGTTTCAGATATAATGGAATGTTCAGTAGAAGAAACAGTTAAATATGGATGGCCATTTTATATAGCTGTATTATTAGTTGTAGTATTTATGATATTTTTCCCAGGAGCAGTATTATATTTACCAAATTTAGTTTATGGAGTAGCAGGATAA